One window of the Shewanella maritima genome contains the following:
- a CDS encoding Flp family type IVb pilin, with protein sequence MFNKKQKGQGMVEYIIIVALIAVSAIGVYSFFGKTIRNQVAGLSQEMSGNSASGQIQQASDAADDADDVADKNYNLGSYDDAANSSAASGTN encoded by the coding sequence ATGTTTAACAAAAAACAGAAAGGCCAAGGTATGGTCGAATACATCATCATTGTGGCGCTTATCGCTGTGTCTGCAATTGGTGTATACAGTTTCTTTGGTAAAACTATTCGCAACCAAGTTGCTGGTTTGTCTCAGGAAATGTCTGGTAATAGTGCAAGTGGTCAAATCCAGCAGGCGTCTGATGCTGCAGATGATGCAGATGATGTTGCGGATAAAAACTACAACCTAGGTAGTTACGATGACGCTGCAAACTCAA
- a CDS encoding OmpA family protein → MTLLRKLALTCTSIALLSTPSIAAEVEAVLFEPPAKVKDTTSLIRNYSPYQLITATKPKITAKEVKGKLTRISYDLSPENTPQNMLNNYLQHIKQLNGELIFSCSGEACGKDSKLKQFIKAPSDTSSRNPQIATALIKLDNKTLYTSIYAANWKRETTVTVDTIELIDEPLDLIKLDNDYLQAEVSEIAVKDRSSKDERGSQDHPMLSRMPGAYIADYKQFQFGQTKLITDKKNKKFITQAFEGKVTDINYNLPRSYSEYEVDANYKAALGKLGFKQIYQCVARECGSDTQFQQRIDALANIGMEDSQHYRLYQLQRPTGTVHVMTYTLGYIGGLYSEVRIVEETALNDQRVTIDLDGLTDKIAQTGHVALDGLLFEFDSDKLLPEALPVVEVVATYLKQNPKLRFYVVGHTDDQGKQHYNKTLSEKRAKAVEKRLIEQHQIAKKQIEAIGLGEYAPVASNMNDAGKKQNRRVELVLRSDAK, encoded by the coding sequence ATGACTCTTTTGCGTAAATTAGCACTAACATGCACAAGTATCGCCCTGCTTAGCACTCCAAGTATTGCCGCCGAGGTAGAAGCCGTACTGTTTGAGCCGCCAGCAAAGGTAAAAGACACCACTTCCCTTATCAGAAACTATTCGCCGTATCAGCTAATTACAGCAACAAAACCCAAAATCACCGCGAAAGAGGTCAAAGGCAAACTCACCCGCATTAGCTATGATTTAAGTCCTGAGAATACTCCGCAAAATATGCTTAATAATTATCTACAACACATTAAGCAGTTAAATGGCGAACTCATTTTTAGCTGCAGTGGCGAAGCCTGCGGCAAAGACTCAAAACTCAAGCAGTTTATTAAAGCGCCAAGCGATACTTCATCAAGAAACCCCCAAATTGCTACCGCATTAATTAAGCTTGATAACAAGACACTATATACTTCTATTTACGCAGCTAATTGGAAACGAGAAACCACAGTTACTGTCGATACCATTGAGCTGATTGATGAACCACTGGACCTTATCAAATTAGACAATGACTATTTACAAGCAGAAGTCAGTGAAATTGCTGTGAAGGATCGCAGCAGCAAAGATGAGCGCGGCAGTCAAGATCATCCAATGCTATCCCGTATGCCTGGTGCATATATTGCGGACTACAAACAGTTCCAATTTGGTCAAACAAAACTCATTACCGATAAGAAAAACAAGAAATTTATCACCCAAGCATTTGAAGGCAAAGTCACTGACATTAACTACAACCTACCAAGGTCGTACTCAGAATATGAAGTCGACGCCAACTACAAAGCTGCACTCGGCAAGCTTGGTTTTAAACAGATTTATCAATGTGTTGCCAGGGAATGTGGTAGCGACACCCAATTCCAACAACGCATAGATGCACTTGCAAATATTGGCATGGAAGATAGCCAGCATTACCGCTTATATCAGCTACAAAGGCCAACCGGCACAGTGCATGTAATGACCTATACTCTGGGTTACATTGGCGGCCTTTATAGTGAAGTGCGAATAGTGGAAGAGACCGCACTGAACGATCAGCGAGTTACCATCGACTTGGACGGATTAACCGATAAAATAGCCCAAACAGGTCATGTCGCGTTAGATGGCTTATTATTTGAGTTCGACAGCGACAAGCTGTTGCCTGAAGCCTTGCCTGTCGTTGAGGTGGTCGCAACTTACTTAAAGCAAAACCCTAAGCTGCGTTTTTATGTAGTGGGTCATACTGACGATCAAGGCAAGCAGCACTACAACAAAACTCTGTCAGAAAAGCGTGCCAAAGCGGTTGAAAAACGATTAATCGAGCAGCATCAAATTGCTAAAAAGCAAATCGAAGCCATAGGTTTAGGTGAATACGCACCAGTCGCTAGCAATATGAATGACGCAGGTAAGAAACAAAACCGCCGTGTAGAGCTGGTGTTAAGGTCTGACGCGAAATAA
- the pyrC gene encoding dihydroorotase, with product MTQLTITTPDDWHLHFRDGDMLGETVPATARLFKRAIVMPNLVPPVTTAQMASDYRDRINAARPQGREFEPLMTLFLTNNTTAQDIIDAKAAGVVAAKLYPAGATTNSDAAVKALDALFPIFEVMAEQGMLLLIHGEVTESHIDIFDREKVFIDRYMSRIVKAMPNLKVVFEHITTKDAAEFVADAADNIAATITPQHLLLNRNDLLVGGVRPHNFCLPVLKRNIHQEALQKAVATGSKKFFLGTDSAPHEKHRKESACGCAGCYSAWSALELYAQVFDDLGVLDKLEGFASHHGADFYGLPRNTGTVTLVKEDWVVPEQIILPNGNPIVPFFAGETVKWKVKA from the coding sequence ATGACTCAATTGACCATTACCACTCCAGATGATTGGCACCTACACTTTCGCGATGGCGACATGCTAGGTGAAACGGTTCCAGCAACGGCGCGACTATTTAAACGTGCGATTGTTATGCCTAACCTTGTACCACCAGTGACCACTGCTCAAATGGCATCTGACTACCGCGATCGCATTAATGCTGCGCGCCCACAAGGTCGTGAGTTTGAGCCACTAATGACGCTATTTTTAACCAATAACACCACAGCGCAAGACATCATTGATGCTAAAGCCGCTGGCGTTGTTGCTGCAAAATTATATCCAGCTGGTGCAACTACCAACTCAGATGCAGCGGTCAAAGCGCTTGATGCTTTATTCCCAATCTTTGAAGTCATGGCTGAGCAAGGTATGTTGCTGCTTATTCACGGTGAAGTGACTGAGTCACACATTGATATTTTCGATCGCGAGAAGGTATTTATCGATCGTTACATGTCGCGCATTGTGAAAGCGATGCCGAACTTGAAAGTCGTGTTTGAGCACATTACCACTAAAGATGCTGCTGAGTTTGTGGCTGATGCTGCTGACAATATTGCCGCTACCATTACGCCGCAGCACTTGTTGCTTAACCGCAATGATTTATTAGTTGGTGGCGTACGCCCACACAACTTCTGCTTGCCAGTGCTTAAGCGCAACATTCACCAGGAAGCATTGCAAAAAGCGGTTGCGACAGGCTCGAAGAAATTCTTCCTAGGTACAGATTCTGCGCCGCATGAGAAGCACCGTAAAGAGTCAGCTTGTGGCTGCGCTGGTTGCTACAGTGCTTGGTCTGCCCTAGAGCTTTATGCGCAAGTATTTGATGATTTGGGCGTGCTAGATAAGTTAGAAGGTTTTGCCAGCCATCACGGTGCAGACTTCTACGGCCTGCCTCGTAACACAGGTACAGTCACGCTTGTGAAGGAAGACTGGGTGGTACCAGAGCAAATCATTTTGCCAAACGGTAATCCAATTGTGCCTTTCTTTGCCGGTGAAACGGTTAAGTGGAAGGTAAAAGCATAA
- a CDS encoding DUF7133 domain-containing protein, with protein sequence MTNRRFSNTLALKSLILATSALGISMLSAASHALPLEKIKLPPGFSISLYAENVENARQMALGNKGTVFVGSRRAGNVYALIDTNQDFKADKQIRIASDLFMPSGLAYHQGDLYVAEVDKIWHYRDIENSLPNIPAPELVYNKLPNDRHHGWKNIKFGPDGLLYVPVGAPCNVCDDPLPYSSIFKLDVTTKQATTVAQGVRNSVGFDFHPQTGELWFTDNGRDMMGDDLPDDELNRVTTQGQHFGFPYVHNADVKDPEFYDAAKAKLNTPPELNLGAHVAALGMEFYLGKQFPAQYQGSIFIAQHGSWNRSSKVGYRVMQVTLDGSKVKEYKPFATGWLQGEQSWGRPVAVLTLNDGSLLVSDDAANAVYRISYQAP encoded by the coding sequence ATGACTAATCGTAGGTTTTCAAACACACTCGCTTTAAAATCACTTATCTTAGCGACTTCTGCTTTGGGTATTAGCATGCTTAGCGCTGCTAGCCATGCGCTACCGCTTGAAAAGATTAAGTTGCCACCTGGCTTTAGTATTTCACTGTATGCAGAAAACGTAGAAAACGCGCGGCAAATGGCCCTAGGCAATAAGGGGACGGTTTTTGTTGGTAGTCGCCGTGCAGGTAACGTGTATGCACTAATCGACACCAATCAAGACTTTAAAGCCGACAAGCAAATCCGGATCGCCAGCGATTTATTTATGCCATCTGGCCTTGCCTACCACCAAGGTGATTTATATGTCGCTGAGGTAGACAAAATCTGGCACTATCGCGACATCGAAAACAGTCTGCCAAACATTCCCGCGCCTGAGCTGGTTTATAACAAACTACCTAATGATCGCCACCATGGATGGAAGAATATTAAATTTGGCCCCGATGGCCTGTTATATGTACCTGTGGGTGCACCTTGTAATGTGTGTGACGATCCACTGCCCTATTCATCGATTTTCAAGCTCGATGTCACCACTAAACAGGCCACCACTGTTGCGCAAGGTGTACGCAACAGCGTCGGTTTTGACTTCCACCCGCAAACTGGAGAGCTTTGGTTTACCGACAATGGTCGCGACATGATGGGCGATGATTTGCCTGATGATGAGTTAAATAGGGTGACAACGCAGGGGCAACATTTTGGCTTCCCTTATGTGCACAATGCTGACGTGAAAGACCCAGAGTTTTATGATGCTGCCAAAGCGAAACTAAATACTCCGCCTGAGCTAAATTTGGGCGCGCACGTTGCCGCTTTAGGAATGGAATTCTATTTAGGCAAGCAATTCCCTGCGCAGTACCAGGGCAGCATTTTTATCGCCCAGCATGGCTCGTGGAATCGCAGCAGTAAAGTGGGCTATCGGGTAATGCAAGTCACCTTAGATGGCAGCAAGGTAAAAGAATACAAGCCCTTTGCCACAGGCTGGCTACAAGGCGAACAAAGCTGGGGTCGACCTGTTGCCGTGCTAACGTTAAATGATGGCTCACTTCTAGTGTCAGATGATGCTGCCAATGCGGTTTATCGAATTAGCTATCAGGCCCCTTAA
- a CDS encoding S1 family peptidase has protein sequence MKIPAAIMMLAVSLTVAGCQSTKIKANKLPKGVKVSKSVEVPNTTQIAYYLPKSATEHRFYLDNWNVWVEPGKGLKNGVEAAVKAYFPNALAFDPKSDTQVGLLIDMEPKWSFDSGDAVMTMKYRVLDANQKVIREGEKEYDNAIGNISSNTAFYNASLRATQLILVDVLNKLQPTATKFAAELALADVNTNDLVNLEKPVSTGTGFYINENGQLLTAAHVLDNCLVTKMKLGDEMQQVSITAKSALLDLAVIDSHQQVEQHLPFRIDGKFHLGETVTNVGYPLQGLLAASPNLTRGNISSKTALKGAMGSSSSRRQFSLAQVAGLLFLRAVNY, from the coding sequence ATGAAAATACCCGCAGCAATTATGATGCTGGCAGTTAGCTTGACTGTAGCAGGCTGTCAAAGCACAAAAATTAAAGCCAACAAACTGCCAAAAGGCGTCAAAGTCAGTAAGAGTGTGGAAGTGCCAAACACCACACAAATTGCTTACTACCTGCCTAAATCTGCAACTGAGCATCGTTTTTATTTAGACAATTGGAACGTTTGGGTCGAGCCAGGCAAAGGTTTAAAAAATGGCGTTGAAGCTGCTGTAAAAGCTTACTTCCCAAACGCGCTGGCTTTTGATCCTAAGAGTGATACTCAAGTCGGTTTACTAATCGACATGGAACCTAAGTGGAGTTTTGATTCTGGTGATGCGGTAATGACGATGAAATACCGCGTGTTGGATGCCAATCAAAAGGTGATCCGTGAAGGTGAGAAAGAGTATGACAATGCCATTGGTAATATTTCAAGCAACACCGCTTTTTATAATGCGAGCTTGCGCGCGACGCAATTGATTCTGGTTGACGTGCTAAACAAACTGCAGCCAACAGCAACCAAATTCGCTGCCGAGCTCGCTTTAGCTGATGTGAACACCAATGACCTAGTAAATCTTGAAAAACCGGTAAGCACAGGTACCGGATTTTATATCAATGAAAATGGTCAGCTACTCACTGCTGCCCATGTATTGGATAACTGTCTGGTTACCAAGATGAAACTAGGTGATGAAATGCAGCAAGTGAGTATTACGGCTAAATCTGCATTGCTGGATTTGGCGGTCATTGATAGTCACCAGCAGGTAGAGCAGCACTTGCCTTTTCGCATTGATGGTAAGTTTCATTTGGGTGAAACCGTTACCAATGTAGGTTATCCACTACAAGGCCTACTCGCCGCATCGCCCAATCTAACCCGAGGCAATATTAGTTCAAAAACGGCATTGAAAGGTGCGATGGGCAGTTCCAGTTCTCGGCGCCAATTCAGCCTGGCTCAAGTGGCGGGCCTGTTGTTTCTGAGGGCGGTGAATTATTAG
- a CDS encoding Bax inhibitor-1 family protein, which yields MNDSVWERVSSSAPEVNPAIYNLIIGLTLCWGFGVNWYMVSTIDPALIDSVNPLLFLIGYFASCMLGVYLFNTSDKPIVSFIGYNLVVVPFGLIVNLVVSEYSQDIVIEAIRVTGLVTIAMMCLGTLFPQFFQRIEGVLFIALLLVVIVELIEIFIFGIHHDFIDWIVVLIFCGYIGLDWGRANQIPKTVDNAIDSAAALYMDIINLFLRILRILGRKD from the coding sequence ATGAATGACAGTGTTTGGGAGCGAGTATCTAGCAGCGCGCCTGAAGTCAATCCAGCAATTTATAATCTGATCATCGGCCTTACCCTATGCTGGGGATTTGGAGTTAACTGGTATATGGTTTCAACCATAGATCCAGCATTAATCGATAGCGTCAACCCGCTGTTGTTTCTCATTGGTTACTTTGCTTCATGTATGTTGGGGGTATATTTGTTCAATACTTCTGATAAGCCAATTGTCAGCTTTATCGGCTATAACCTAGTTGTGGTGCCGTTTGGGTTAATCGTTAACCTAGTTGTCAGTGAGTACAGCCAAGACATTGTAATTGAGGCAATTCGCGTTACCGGGCTCGTCACCATCGCCATGATGTGTTTGGGCACCTTGTTTCCGCAATTCTTCCAAAGAATTGAGGGCGTACTATTTATCGCACTGCTTTTAGTGGTGATCGTTGAGCTAATTGAAATCTTTATTTTTGGTATTCACCACGATTTTATCGACTGGATAGTGGTATTGATCTTTTGTGGTTATATTGGCCTTGATTGGGGACGAGCGAATCAAATTCCTAAAACTGTCGATAACGCCATCGATAGCGCGGCAGCCTTATACATGGATATCATTAATCTATTCTTGCGGATTCTACGCATTCTTGGCCGCAAAGATTAG
- a CDS encoding MBL fold metallo-hydrolase has translation MQLKHIQGYIQSIYFAVYDDKILLLDGCCKADVDRIHDYITLDLQRPISDLKAVVVTHMHPDHAGAANQLKARYGCKIITANVTGNWYSGFDGWCMFVSDILLTKWVASRLKKPRKNIWYWPRLQADYLLSDGDLIPDFEQWQVVETQGHTDRDISLFHQPTKTVYVADLAVQVKNKFIPPFPVFYPNRYKNSLQKIEQLRPSKVILAHGGEVAITHEDYLHLVSLAPTTPATHWRATKSKLAKVFKS, from the coding sequence ATGCAGCTCAAGCACATACAAGGTTACATCCAATCTATTTATTTCGCGGTGTACGACGATAAGATTTTGTTGCTAGATGGTTGTTGTAAAGCCGATGTGGACAGAATTCATGATTACATCACCCTTGATTTGCAGCGGCCAATATCCGATCTCAAAGCCGTAGTGGTCACCCATATGCATCCTGACCATGCTGGTGCTGCAAATCAGCTAAAAGCACGTTATGGCTGTAAAATTATCACTGCTAATGTCACAGGCAATTGGTACAGTGGGTTTGATGGTTGGTGCATGTTCGTTAGTGATATTTTACTGACTAAATGGGTAGCTAGCCGTTTAAAAAAGCCACGAAAAAACATTTGGTATTGGCCACGCCTACAGGCTGATTACTTGTTGAGTGATGGTGATTTGATCCCTGACTTTGAACAATGGCAGGTAGTTGAAACTCAAGGCCATACCGACAGAGACATTTCATTGTTTCATCAGCCGACTAAAACCGTGTATGTCGCCGATTTGGCTGTGCAGGTAAAGAATAAATTTATCCCACCATTTCCAGTTTTTTACCCCAATCGTTATAAAAACTCGCTGCAGAAAATAGAACAGCTGCGACCAAGCAAAGTGATTTTGGCTCATGGTGGAGAAGTAGCAATTACCCATGAGGATTATCTACACCTAGTAAGTCTGGCGCCCACAACGCCAGCGACTCATTGGCGAGCTACCAAATCTAAATTGGCTAAAGTGTTTAAGTCTTAA
- the lysS gene encoding lysine--tRNA ligase, with product MTEQTQDENKLIAERRAKLDHIRENCPANGHPNNFDRKHKAADIQKEYGHYSKEELEGMNIQRSIAGRVMAKRGPFLVIQDVSGRIQAYAPKDVQKDLKATYQGLDIGDIIGVTGQLHLSGKGDLYVNMEEYQLLTKALRPLPEKFHGLSDQETRYRQRYVDLIVNEDSREAFIMRSKVVTAIRNFMVKKEFMEVETPMMHSIPGGASARPFITHHNALDIEMYLRIAPELYLKRLVVGGFERVFEVNRNFRNEGLSPRHNPEFTMMEFYMAYADYKDLMDLTEEMLSSIATELCGSPQLPYGEHTIDFGGPYARLSMLDAIKKYNPDNETIQSMTYEEVKDLEFMRNLAKSLGMTIEKFWTCGQLLEEIFGETAEPQLMQPTFITGYPADISPLARRNDENHFITDRFEFFIGGREVANGFSELNDAEDQDSRFKAQVDAKDAGDDEAMFYDADYITALEHGLPPTAGQGIGIDRLVMLFTNTHTIRDVILFPAMRPQGQ from the coding sequence ATGACTGAACAAACTCAAGACGAAAACAAGTTAATTGCAGAACGTCGCGCGAAATTAGATCACATCCGCGAAAACTGCCCGGCAAATGGTCACCCAAACAACTTCGATCGAAAACATAAGGCAGCTGATATTCAAAAAGAATACGGCCACTACTCGAAAGAAGAGCTTGAAGGCATGAACATTCAGCGTTCGATTGCTGGTCGCGTGATGGCGAAGCGTGGTCCATTTTTGGTTATCCAAGATGTATCTGGTCGCATTCAGGCTTATGCACCTAAAGATGTGCAAAAAGATTTAAAAGCAACTTATCAAGGTCTAGATATCGGTGACATCATTGGTGTAACTGGTCAGCTGCACCTGTCTGGTAAGGGCGATCTATACGTGAACATGGAAGAGTACCAACTGCTAACTAAAGCATTGCGTCCACTACCAGAGAAGTTCCACGGTCTATCAGATCAAGAAACTCGCTACCGTCAGCGCTACGTTGACCTAATTGTTAACGAAGACTCTCGTGAAGCTTTCATCATGCGCTCGAAAGTGGTTACCGCTATTCGTAACTTCATGGTGAAAAAAGAGTTTATGGAAGTTGAAACCCCTATGATGCACAGCATCCCAGGTGGTGCTTCAGCGCGTCCATTTATCACGCACCACAATGCGCTAGACATTGAAATGTACCTGCGTATTGCACCAGAGCTTTACCTAAAGCGTTTGGTTGTAGGTGGCTTTGAGCGTGTGTTTGAGGTTAACCGTAATTTCCGTAACGAAGGTCTATCGCCACGTCACAACCCAGAATTCACCATGATGGAATTCTATATGGCGTACGCTGACTACAAAGATCTGATGGACTTAACCGAAGAAATGCTGAGCTCAATTGCCACTGAATTATGTGGCTCACCACAGCTACCATACGGAGAGCACACCATCGACTTTGGCGGCCCATACGCGCGCTTAAGCATGTTAGATGCGATCAAGAAGTACAACCCAGACAACGAAACTATTCAGTCGATGACTTACGAAGAAGTTAAAGACCTAGAATTCATGCGTAACTTGGCTAAGAGCCTAGGTATGACTATTGAGAAGTTCTGGACTTGTGGTCAGCTGCTTGAAGAAATCTTTGGTGAAACTGCAGAGCCGCAGCTTATGCAGCCTACCTTTATTACAGGTTACCCTGCAGACATTTCACCACTTGCGCGCCGCAACGATGAAAACCACTTCATTACCGACCGTTTTGAGTTCTTCATTGGTGGCCGCGAAGTAGCTAATGGCTTCTCAGAGCTTAACGATGCAGAAGATCAAGATAGCCGCTTTAAAGCACAGGTTGATGCAAAAGATGCAGGTGACGACGAAGCCATGTTCTACGATGCCGACTACATCACAGCACTAGAGCACGGTTTACCACCAACAGCTGGTCAAGGTATTGGTATCGACCGTTTAGTGATGCTGTTTACTAACACACACACTATTCGTGACGTGATTCTATTCCCAGCAATGCGTCCTCAAGGTCAGTAA
- the prfB gene encoding peptide chain release factor 2 (programmed frameshift): MFEVNPVKAKIKELAERTELLRGYLDYAAKSERLEEVTRELESAEVWNDPDNAQALGKERASLEAVVKTIDDMDSGLEDIEGLLELAVEEEDEDTFNDATAELDDLEKRLEELEFRRMFSGPNDAADCYLDIQSGSGGTEAQDWANMVLRMYLRWGEAHDYKPELIEVTDGDVAGIKGATVKFSGEYAFGSLRTETGVHRLVRKSPFDSSGKRHTSFCSVFVYPEIDDSIEIDINPADLRIDTYRASGAGGQHVNKTESAIRITHLPTNTVVQCQNDRSQHKNRDSAMKQLKAKLYELEMLKQNADKQAAEDAKSDIGWGSQIRSYVLDDARIKDLRTGVENRNTQSVLDGDLDKFIEASLKSGL; the protein is encoded by the exons ATGTTTGAAGTTAATCCTGTCAAAGCCAAAATTAAGGAACTTGCTGAGCGCACCGAACTACTTCGGGGGTATCTT GACTACGCTGCTAAAAGTGAGCGTTTAGAAGAGGTCACCCGCGAGTTAGAAAGCGCTGAAGTTTGGAACGATCCTGATAATGCCCAGGCATTAGGTAAGGAACGTGCATCACTGGAAGCAGTAGTAAAAACCATTGATGATATGGACAGCGGCCTAGAAGACATTGAAGGATTGCTTGAACTGGCAGTTGAAGAGGAAGATGAAGATACTTTCAACGATGCAACTGCTGAGTTAGACGATTTAGAAAAACGCCTGGAAGAGCTCGAGTTTCGTCGTATGTTCTCAGGCCCGAATGATGCAGCAGATTGCTACCTTGATATTCAATCAGGCTCTGGCGGCACTGAAGCGCAAGACTGGGCTAACATGGTGCTACGTATGTACTTGCGTTGGGGCGAAGCACACGACTACAAACCTGAGCTTATTGAAGTAACCGATGGTGACGTTGCAGGTATTAAAGGCGCGACCGTTAAATTTAGCGGCGAGTATGCGTTTGGCTCATTGCGCACTGAAACGGGCGTACACCGCTTAGTGCGTAAGTCGCCATTTGACTCATCGGGTAAGCGTCACACCTCATTCTGTTCAGTGTTTGTATACCCAGAAATTGATGACTCAATTGAGATTGACATCAATCCAGCGGATTTACGTATCGACACCTACCGCGCATCAGGCGCTGGTGGTCAGCACGTAAACAAAACTGAATCTGCAATTCGTATTACTCACTTACCAACGAACACGGTTGTGCAGTGTCAAAATGACCGCTCGCAACATAAAAACCGTGACTCGGCGATGAAACAATTAAAAGCGAAACTGTATGAGCTAGAAATGCTTAAGCAGAACGCTGATAAGCAAGCCGCGGAAGATGCCAAATCCGATATTGGTTGGGGCAGCCAAATCCGTTCATATGTGCTTGATGACGCCCGCATTAAAGATTTACGCACCGGCGTTGAAAACCGAAATACCCAAAGCGTCTTAGACGGCGACTTGGACAAGTTTATTGAAGCTAGCCTGAAATCTGGCCTGTAA
- a CDS encoding pentapeptide repeat-containing protein, translating into MSEQKPTCCYHEDEGFSCTEVAEPSGLCYWHDPRIVKNKPEDKARLEAYAKAGGMLRGISLKRADLAGIDLVKHHSKTGFDMSHAELYRANLRGAHMFNLNLEKASLMKADLRDANVHCANLIGTNLLGVKWRGTKIDNICTGKMLKQEKMAKQAEKVGEMEIALDYYEQSEEIYRDLHKAADRQGLFAMAGFFMRKELIMRRRRMPKLSLDRIISKSIDLFCGYGEAPLRVIGFSVALIFICAICYFFTGLNFDGQAHVFTTSLSFSESIALFLNCIYYSVVTFTTLGYGDFTPIGFSRAIAAIEAFTGSFTIALFVVVFVKKMNR; encoded by the coding sequence ATGAGCGAACAAAAACCAACCTGCTGCTATCACGAAGATGAAGGGTTCTCATGCACCGAAGTTGCCGAGCCCTCAGGGCTTTGTTATTGGCACGACCCCCGTATCGTAAAAAACAAACCTGAAGATAAAGCCCGCCTTGAAGCTTATGCCAAAGCCGGTGGTATGCTGCGTGGTATTAGCCTTAAACGAGCTGATCTCGCGGGTATTGACTTAGTTAAACATCATTCCAAAACTGGCTTTGATATGAGCCATGCAGAATTGTACCGAGCCAATTTACGCGGCGCTCACATGTTCAACCTTAATCTTGAAAAAGCCAGCTTAATGAAGGCCGATCTGCGTGACGCCAATGTACATTGCGCCAACCTGATTGGTACTAACCTGTTAGGAGTAAAATGGCGCGGGACCAAGATAGATAATATCTGCACGGGCAAAATGCTCAAGCAAGAAAAAATGGCAAAACAAGCCGAAAAAGTAGGCGAAATGGAGATAGCGCTCGATTATTACGAGCAATCCGAAGAGATTTATCGTGATTTACATAAAGCCGCTGATCGGCAAGGCTTGTTCGCCATGGCAGGTTTTTTCATGCGCAAAGAGTTGATTATGCGTCGCCGTCGAATGCCTAAACTGTCACTCGATAGAATAATTTCAAAATCAATTGATTTGTTTTGTGGCTATGGCGAGGCACCGCTGAGGGTTATTGGTTTTTCTGTGGCGCTGATCTTCATCTGCGCTATTTGTTACTTCTTTACTGGCTTAAACTTTGATGGGCAAGCTCATGTATTCACCACATCACTGTCATTTTCCGAAAGCATTGCGTTATTTCTAAACTGCATTTATTACTCAGTCGTTACCTTTACAACACTTGGCTATGGCGACTTTACCCCCATTGGTTTTTCACGAGCAATTGCCGCTATTGAGGCATTTACCGGCAGCTTTACCATAGCCTTATTCGTGGTAGTGTTTGTAAAAAAAATGAACCGCTAA